In one Lycium barbarum isolate Lr01 chromosome 7, ASM1917538v2, whole genome shotgun sequence genomic region, the following are encoded:
- the LOC132601612 gene encoding uncharacterized protein LOC132601612, producing MRDTEQLLSCRFTHLGDGQELVLTVVYASTDRSGRIALWEDLYDMSSHITIPWLVGGDFNVITDDIEKFGGLPVQFAETEDFRQCIDICQLMDLGFTGSMFTWWNGRSDEACIFKRLDRCLGNQALQNCFPNLEVEHLIKQGSDHSPLLVGRALSKWSRDTYGDIFKQIATLEEVVHVHEQEFEQNPTGLNRERLQKVQADLIRFYAIEETFWRQKAGMQWFQDGDRNTKFFHAHVNGKGRKLQLQRIQDHTGTWLDTEEEIAQEAIRFFSDQFKEENIPTDFSMLDKIPKMVTEEQNQQLYEMPDEAEVKRAVFGLNGDSAGGPDGFTGRFFQACWEIIANDLVTMQSGFVKGRSIVENILLAQEIVHDIRIRGKPANVVIKLDMEKAYDRIPKKDFPFTYLGVPIYYGRRRNIHYKEIIEKIQNRLSSWTGKLLSIGGRTTLIKHVLQSMPIHLLSACDPPSAILAQIHRLFAKFFWSNSVGNSNFECDPTIILVKETAEVGQWDEQLLRRILPEDLADHIVQHINPPNENGQADKAFWKLDSRGKFTVGSAFFFLFQSTFSALFGCVLC from the exons ATGAGAGATACAGAACAACTGTTATCCTGTAGATTCACTCATTTGGGTGATGGGCAAGAGTTGGTGCTTACAGTTGTTTATGCGAGTACTGATAGAAGTGGGAGAATAGCTCTATGGGAGGATCTATATGACATGTCTTCACACATCACCATCCCATGGCTTGTGGgtggggattttaatgtcattacagATGACATTGAGAAATTTGGGGGTCTTCCTGTACAGTTTGCAGAAACAGAGGATTTTAGACAATGTATAGACATTTGCCAACTGATGGATCTTGGTTTTACTGGAAGTAtgttcacatggtggaatgggagatcGGATGAGGCTTGTATATTTAAAAGACTGGACAGATGTTTGGGAAATCAGGCTTTGCAGAATTGTTTTCCTAATTTGGAGGTAGAGCATCTCATTAAACAAGGTTCTGACCACTCCCCCTTGCTG GTGGGAAGAGCTCTCTCTAAGTGGAGTAGGGACACTTATggtgatatcttcaagcaaatTGCAACTCTGGAGGAAGTGGTGCATGTGCATGAGCAAGAATTTGAACAGAATCCTACAGGGCTTAACAGGGAAAGGCTACAAAAAGTACAAGCTGATCTGATCAGGTTTTATGCTATTGAAGAAacattttggagacaaaaagcaggGATGCAGTGGTTTCAGGATGGAGATAGGAACACAAAATTCTTTCATGCTCATGTCAATGGAAAGGGAAGAAAGCTACAATTACAGAGAATTCAAGATCATACAGGTACATGGCTGGACACTGAAGAGGAGATTGCACAGGAAGCAATCAGATTTTTCTCAGACCAATTCAAAGAGGAAAATATCCCTACAGATTTCTCTATGCTTGATAAGATTCCTAAAATGGTTACAgaagaacaaaatcaacaactctATGAAATGCCAGATGAAGCAGAGGTGAAAAGAGCAGTTTTTGGTTTAAATGGAGACAGTGCAGGGGGTCCTGATGGTTTCACAGGAAGATTTTTCCAAGCTTGTTGGGAAATTATTGCAAATGACTTGGTGACCATG CAATCAGGATTTGTTAAAGGCAGGAGTATTGTAGAAAACATTCTGTTGGCTCAGGAAATTGTACATGATATTAGGATTAGAGGAAAGCCTGCAAATGTTGTCATTAAGCTTGACatggaaaaggcttatgacaga ATTCCTAAAAAGGATTTTCCATTCACTTATTTGGGTGTACCAATCTACTATGGGAGAAGAAGGAACATTCACTACAAGGAGATAATAGAAAAGATTCAGAATAGACTGAGCTCATGGACTGGTAAGCTGTTATCTATTGGAGGAAGGACAACACTGATTAAACATGTTTTACAGAGCATGCCTATACACCTACTATCCGCTTGTGACCCTCCTAGTGCTATACTTGCTCAGATTCATAGATTGTTTGCTAAGTTCTTTTGGAGCAACTCTGTGGGAAATTCAA attttgagtgtgATCCCACAATCATCCTTGTAAAAGAAACTGCAGAAGTGGGGCAATGGGATGAACAGTTGCTAAGAAGAATCCTTCCTGAGGATCTAGCAGACCATATTGTGCAGCACATTAATCCACCAAATGAAAATGGCCAAGCAGATAAGGCTTTCTGGAAATTAGATTCGAGGGGGAAATTCACAGTTGG